aatatctcgccccgattgccgcctgctcgatctggatgaaggcaatttgtacgtctcgggtcgttcttcccaagatgtcgatatcatcagcataggccagtagttgggtggacttaaagaggatcgtacctcttgcatttacctcagcatcatggatcactttctcgagatccaggttaaaaaggactcatgatagggcatccccttgtcgtagaccgttgttgatgtcgaatggtcttgagagtgatcctgctgattttatctggcctcgcacacacCGAACTCTTTACTTGATGCAAATTAATAAGACGTGGGTTTTAAATGAAATGACTCAACCTTATTTATTAAATGATCTCAAACTTATTATGTCGTTGggtttataaatattttataagatctaattgttattgttatttgatCTTTGGTTTTATTAGCCGGTCTGCAAAATGTAATTCAATTCGAGTAATATAAATCTTCATCAGCTGGTGTAATTAAACAGAAAGACAAATTAGGGAATTCACTTGTcctaatgtgatatcacactcTTCTTATTGCATGACACTTAACTATCGTGTTTGCTAACGGTCAAACCGAACTGGAaattcagttatctcaacaccaacatcaaattgaTACTCTTCtgcgctaatgttctttctgtgttgctatctgGAAATGTgcccccactgttactcaaaaactccaagccttcgtcaatactTGTCTGCAACGTCTCATCGCGGTACGCatgcctgatactatttcgaacaaagtACTTGGTTGCCGCAGACCAATTACCCGTGCACGATATGATCAGAAggggaagtggcaatggatagatcacacattaaggacgcCATGCAATGGTCGCCCTAAGAGGATTTGGTGAGGAACAATGGAGGAGTGGGGAGGTATAATGGAAgaagttgaaaaatatttcagtggATCGAAAAAGATGTCACACATGCTAACGGTTTCAAATTGAAGCGATTGTTAGTCCGAGGCAAATGCAAATGGAATCGGGGGCCAAATCATATTATTACTTGAAGCACCACTACAGCAGCAATATCAAGTATCCCCACCCCTTAGAGGCCTGGCTGTCTCTCGGCCATTCGAGTATAATGAATCCTTCTTCCTCTTTTGCAAGGCTAAATTTCGTAGGTGGTAGGGATGATGTTGATGAACTACAACACAACCATCATTCCCCAATTGGTACTAGCTTAACACAATCCTGCATTAATTCTCGTGTTCCGTATATCCACAAAAAGCAGAGTGTCTCCCATTCAATACTTTGTGGAATTTAAAATATCCACACAATCCCTTTTTCGTATTATCTTTCAGTGAAATTGTGTTCCAGTTTCATTGTCATCATGCTTCACGCAAAGCTAGTGTTAAGCCTACTGAAGGGGCGCACTACAGAAAGAAACACACAAGTCCAAGACGGACCAAAGGAATGACAAAAAGTGGGCTGAAAATTAGAAACCATTTACATTCAATTAAGGCTatatttgtttacatttttcaatACGCAGTTCGCTACGTCCACTTTTTGCTAATATCTAAATATTCCCCGTCAGGACTCTCATAATTCTCTATTGGCGGAGTGGCCACAGGCCCCTTTGTTGTTAATGGAATCATCTGCAGATCCGGCTGAATGGCTTCCTGAAACAGCTCTTCTGACTCCTTTCGAAGTTCTTCCAGCGCTTTTTGTTGCGCCTGCATCAGACGATCAACCACTTGCAGCTCTTGCGACTTCTGCTTCAATTTGTACCTCGCCCATTCCTTCTGCAGTATCGCACGAGACTCAATCTCCTCCTGACTAAGGGCGGCTTTCGGCCGGGTACGCTTCCTTGAAAAACAAATGCAGAATTTATTACCTAATTGGAAAGAATATTGATAGTAGGCACTCACTCCTTCTCATCAAGAAGTTCCAGTGGCACTTCCAATTCATCCACAGGCTTCAGTTGGCGCGCGTTTTTCTCCAGGCGACGAATTTGCTTCTCTAGCTTTTTTCGCCtccgttcctcacgctgtttgaTTACGGCCGggtctattttctttttctttttcagaggCTCTGCATACAGAGCTGGTGTAACCTGAACACACAATTTTGGGCCGGTGAAGAATGATCTTGCTACCGAAGGTACTTCTTTGCAGGACAGACTAAGGAAATCATGAATTACTATCGCAAGTTACCTAATGAAGGAAATGACAGTAAATTACCGTGCGAACGCCGTTAGGAGAGCCATTTTTCTGTGAATATGTCCGAAATTCCGCACTAGGAACCTCCGCCAGCGATCACCATGACATGCTTCTGACAATTAGAAACCAGACTTGCCCAAATCCCACAGAAACCATCAGCCAATCGCATTTATATAACAGTTTCGGCAATCATTCCAATGATTTGTTTTTTGTGTCATTTTTAAGTGACATTTGAAATGTCAAAATCATTATTTTCTACATGTTGCCCTGTTGGGAAATTGGCCGACTTGCGAGTTGTttttatagtcatttttccaATTAGCTCATAGGTTGCTTGTTGCACATACTTAACTCGCATCACATACGTATAGAATATGCTAAGAGAATTGTGATAAATCATATTCAGGttccattgaaatttcatttgtttagGATTAAAAATGCTATCGCGAAAAAGTAAGGATAAAAGTTTAAAAGAAGGAGTTGTGGGCAGATACGTGAAGAAGAATACGCCGTCTGAGATTCCAGGTAAGTTGATCGATTCC
The window above is part of the Hermetia illucens chromosome 3, iHerIll2.2.curated.20191125, whole genome shotgun sequence genome. Proteins encoded here:
- the LOC119651467 gene encoding 39S ribosomal protein L40, mitochondrial, whose product is MALLTAFARLSCKEVPSVARSFFTGPKLCVQVTPALYAEPLKKKKKIDPAVIKQREERRRKKLEKQIRRLEKNARQLKPVDELEVPLELLDEKEKRTRPKAALSQEEIESRAILQKEWARYKLKQKSQELQVVDRLMQAQQKALEELRKESEELFQEAIQPDLQMIPLTTKGPVATPPIENYESPDGEYLDISKKWT